Within the Pangasianodon hypophthalmus isolate fPanHyp1 chromosome 19, fPanHyp1.pri, whole genome shotgun sequence genome, the region cTTACATTAATGTTCCAGAGCCACTATTTTTGgacagtacagttttttttgggtgggtgtgctctttttttcttttcttttttttaataccccCGAATAGACTAATTGTGCTGCATCAGAGTGTGTGAGTTGAATTAACTTTAGGTCTCGGATATAACCCTGGGGTGCCCGTAGCCTTCCCGGAGTTTAGTTAAATGACCTCTGTGTAAAGGATGTAATGGcattgttcttgttttttatgTTCCAAGGCATTATATTGTGTTGCTAGCAAGTGCGCCCACTGAGAAGCAGCACCTCGAGTGGTGAGTAGACCATGCTGAGTCACACGATTGGTATGATGAGCCTTGAATAATACCTTGCACACAGCATCCAGACAGCCTGTGCAGTAACACTCTTTATAAATAGATTTATGTGCAGACTTTTAAGGATCTAATTTCCAACAGGGTCGGCCTTGTTGAGTCCAAGATCCGAATCCTGGTGGGAAGCCTGGAGAAAAATGAGTTCATCACTCTCGCACATGTGAATCCACAGTCGTTCCCAGGACCCAAGGAAAGCAATAAAACGTGAGTGTAGTAGATTAGCTTTACAAAAGATAAATCTCAGAGCATGTTGGAACGttactttttgtaattttttctgTACAGGCCAGAGTTTAGCACAATGTGGGTCATTGGTATTGAGTTCAGAAAAATGGAGGGGTCTGAACTTCTTAATGTCGACTTGACATACGACATCCAGTCATTCACAGACACGGGTAGGATTTcctgttttacattttcttttttcttttctttttttctctttttttttccatggtgtggcagccatcttgtgtacACATAGTTAAAAGCATGCTGCTGTGTTGCTTCTGGCAAAGGAAGCTAGCAGAGTCAGAGTAGTTACTGTGAGGATAGATTCAGTATTGGTGATCAGGTGATATCTGTGATATCAGACTAATAAACTAAAACAGTGCTGAATTTATACTGAAAACTTAAAGTAGAACCCACAATTTGAGAGTTGCTTTTCCAGTTAGATTTGTGCATTGTGGTGAAATCTAcaaattgaaaataattttagttttaaattattcttGTTAAATTTCCTAGTCAGTTTtaagaaactgaagaagaagagCTTGGTGCAGTGTTATTCCCAACTTGAAGCCTTGCTTATCATcagttgttcatttttttaccTTATAAATGCAGTGTACCGTCAAGCCATCAGCAGCAAGATGTTTGAGTCTGACATGAAAATAACGGCGATGCATGTGAAGCGGAAGCAGCTTCACCAGCTCCTGCCGGATCTTGTTATCCCAAAAAGGAGAAAGGCAAGCAAAATTCTGTTCAAATCTTAACCATGACATTTGTCTGTCATGTCAGCGTTAAACCATTGCTGTCATCCTCTGCACTTTAGCATTCGACTGAAGGCCTGCGTACCGTGAATGAGGGCAGTGTTGACTTGTTGCTGGACAGtgataacagcatgtccatGCCCTCACCCACCGGCACCTCCAGTGCTGCCAGGACACCCTTCTCTGCCAGTCCTCACCGGTGAGCTTCTCACACACTTGCCAAATAGTCACAACCAAGTCGATTCAAACAACTAAATGTAGAGATCTGAGTGTTCTTTTAataggctgttttttttttactcatttcatactcatttactgattttatacattattttctaaaatttatctacaaaaattTATCTTCAAGCTCAAATATTTTATCACAATACctcaataataattttacactCTATAGAATTTATGTACAAATTTGTTGTTTCAGAGTCAGGCTTATTGTATTATCCAGCTTTCAGAGTCAGGCTTATTTTATTATCCAGCTCTCAATAACTCGTACTGTCTTTTTAGAAAAGTAAATTTTTACAAAACTTTGTATGGACATGTAAGTAAGTCATAGTTATTTCCACAAATGTGCAGCTCCACAGGGACCACTGCCAGCTCAGATTCTCAGGGGAAGACAGACACCTCAGGAAGCACGCATCCTACTGCAGGTATGTGTCCATGTCTTAGTGTCTTCTGTCATTTCTTATGCTGGCTGTATACCTTAAATGAAGATATGTTTAGACTCACTAATGTATTATTAGCCAGATAGATGCAGTGATTTGAGTTCacatcgagtgtgtgtgtgtgtgtgtgtgtgtgagagagagagagaaacagctcTCCTAGACaccatgtctttttttctgaaaacttGATGTCTTGGCTCACAGCCACCCTCACTGTAGCATCTGCAGCGACACGGGGGCcacctgaaaacaaaaaaaaaaaagtttttctgcttttcagcTAAAATGTCCATCAaaccaaacatgaataaaattcacccaGTGGAAAAGCCAATTCCAAGGATATGggacatgaaaaaaatacatttgcttctggtagcaCTTCCTTTTGCTTTGCACCGACTTTATCTagatgaactttgacctgtggaTTCATGAGCCTCAGTCTAGTGAGCTGATATAAACCTGGTGGGACTGTGATCTCTTCAGACATTAGAGGAGCTGCTAATTTTTAAGCATTGGTTGCAAGAGATTTTTATCTTACTGTTGCTTGATGCACATCGTGGGGGGGTAATAGCCATCTTATATATCACTGATGTATACCAGAGTGTTTGtagtaaaattctgtttttttctttctgtctgctaggattttcttgttagcagtgtTGGCACATAAGCACCTTTAAACCATTTACTGTACACGTTCAGCCTCTCTGATCACAGCACATCTGTGTGATGCTTTGTCCTCTGTTACAGCGTGTCTATCAGAGCCGAAGACCTCCGGTAGGAGCAGTCCTCCTTGTGCACAGAGGAGACCGGGCTCACCCCTCCATGATGAGAACCCCAAGAAGCTCAGATTGCAGGAGGTATATGCAGAGTACTCCTGCTTGTATACTTgaatacatttcttttgcttgtttgtatagaatattgtttttttttttaggaaagtTTCCTAAATTTTGATTCTTTGAATGTGCAATATGAATAGATTTTCAAGTTATTTTATCAGTATACAAGACACCTAATGGTCTAGCAGCTGTCTATTTCTGTGGAGTTCTCGAGTCTATCAGCCACCCTCAGTAGACATATTTAAAAGCAGTTGAAAACACATTTGATTTTGCTTGCTTATTACAATTTTTTCGTTGTTTCGCCATGTTTAAATGTTGCTGTCATCCTGTGATCTGTAGCATTCGACTGTGAATGAGGGCAGCATGGACCTGTCCGTGGACAGGGATAACAGCACGTCCATGCCCTTACCCACCGGCACCTCCAGGACCGCCTTCTCTGCCAGTCCTCACCggtgagccacacacacacacccatatatgcaCTAAATGCTCACAACCAACTTTCAGATGACAAAATGTAGGGATCTGAGAATCCCACTGGACATCTTgttgtcttttgtgttttttgttcattcatgaaacatttatgtttgtttttacaaaaaaaccaaaaactatTTTCTGTAGTTAGTCATGTGAAATATTGTTGGTGGAAACAATATAACAACTGAACTAactgtatgaaatattttagtgCAAACCCAGGAGATTTGTTTGCAAACCCAGGAGTAAACATTTTGAGAGGTTTTCTATTCATTTAACAgtttaaattaatgaaattgtGCAGGCGTTTTTAATGcccattttttatgtttgtacTTCATAATTCTTTTTAGTTTAATTATCCTTCCTGTTATCCTTAAAGTGTTTTGAGATGCATTTTAATTGTATGAAGTTGtatgaatataaattatttcctcattatttcatcatGTGTACAGCTCCACAGGGACCACTGCCAGCTCAGATTCTCAAGGAAAGATGGACACGTCAGTAGACACGCATACTGCTGCAGGTATGTGTGCACACACCTGCCTTATATTATTTGTCTGTTTAAtacaatatatgtatataacgTGGAGCTGTTCGTGTCCTAGAAAGACAGATAGCGGTTAGACCACAGTGTAATGCTCAGTTCTCTGTTACAGCGTGTCCATCAGAGACAGAAACCCCCAGTCCTGCTTGTGCAGGGAAGAGACCGGGCTCACCGCTCCATGATGAGCAAGCCAAGAAGCTCAGATTAGAGGAGGTAAGGCCAGAGAACTCCTACttcattttgaaattttttgGGACCAGAATATTCTTCATGTGATTTGCAAGTAAATATcaatgtaattaattattataaatctgttttgctttttttttaaaaaatttttgaaTGTGGGTTGTGTTTTTtgaatgtgtgttgtttttttaataaataaatccttacTTTTTTGGCTGCTCCttagtattttataaatattatttcatgcTATTTTGTATCATCCTTTCCctgtaaatacaataaaatccTTTTCGCTGTAGGATTCTACCTCAGAATCGGTGGACCAGGCTGCTGAATTTTCTCAGGTAGATACATCTATTCGTTTTCTCAGGAATATCTCACGTCGTTaacaaatgtgaaatatttctcAGAGACATATTCCATTTCTGATGGTGCTAATGGTTTATTTGATGCAGGCTAGCGATTTCACTGCTTTAGACAGAGAGGTGAAAATGGAGACACAGGCAGGGGTGAGTGGAGAcgtgtttttcttttgcatgtgtGCGTATATGTCGGCTTGGCATTTTGTAGGCTGCATGCATACATTAAAAGCACTGATATATCGTTGCACTGTGTTCCTTATGCACAGGAGTCGGATGCAGAAGGGAAGATACCACCATCTCGGGTATGGCATTAATTAACTGGAATGTTGTATCTTAACATTTATTGAATAGgcattctgtaattttttttctatgagtAAAGAAGAGcccaataattttttttttaatcttaattgGCTGTCATTGTAAAGTTGTCTTACTGTTGCGTTAAATCACGTTTTAAGTGTCTATTTGGCTGTATACATATTCCTGTATTGTTTACTGGTTTTGGTTGAATTtaactgtatttgtatttagtcATTTAAATGATATACTCAAGTTATGCAGCTCAGCCTTATTTTGACTCTGAAAAGAATATAGGTTTATAACCTGCAATATGAAAGAAATACTgagttttgcattaaaaatgagCTGAATAATTTGGATATAGTGCAATTGTGATATTAATAACTATAATTTATCTTTAATTGTGAAGGCCTTTCACAATGAAACAGCATCTAATGCCCCATCGCTTACATGATTTCCATtatgtttttcagaaaatgtcCAGTACTGATCTTTCTGATGTTCCTCATCCTCCGGCTAACCCCATCCAAGTGGTGAAAAACTCCATAAAGCTCAGACTGAGTAGGTAGAATCAGTTAGGCCTCTCCTTCAACCTGCCTTCACAATAGCAAGCAACAAACTGACAGTCGATTATATATTAGCCCTGAAAGTGCATGACACAGAGTCGCCGTTCCAGCGACAGGGTGTAAATCATTGTTTTAATTAAGATTTTCTTAATTGTATGCAGTTTAGTTATGATGGTATAATGTGACAAATTCAAATGATTCCTTGGATGGATCACACGGTGTGGACAGTACGAAGTCCCCCCTGCTCTCACAacttgatggaaaaaaaaaactgaaggtCTCGTACTTACCTCAGtattaaaatgcagaaataGCAAAGTGATGTGTATAAATTACACAGTAAACTGTTTATATCTTGGCAAGAAACAGTTGATATAATAACTGTAGTGGTTGCAACTCGCCCACTAGAGAAAGCTGAAGTGGCATGAGAgacttgtcacttgctagtgtgaacacagcATCAGAGAGGCCAGACCAAAGCCTGTGGCATGCTAGTGTGGAGACAGCATTGGAGAGGCTAGACCAGGGCCCCATAGCTGCACTGTGTCACGTACAGAGCACCCTTTCAACCACTCTCGAAGACTCCCAATGCAGTGTTTGACTTGATCCACCAGAGGGCGACTCTGCACTTCTGTAAACTCCCTGATGACTCTGCCACCACTCCTTGTCTCCACGGAGAAAATAactgaatacattttttcatgTGCTCACAGCCTCGTTGTAACGACTagacatgtgtttgtgtgagctcGTGCGCATAAAACTTTATTCTCATCTTCCTGTATGTCGTCCGACACAGatgacatttctttaaaatgagtGTGCTTTTCCTTtgtgcttttcattttaaagaatgtGGCATATTTTATAGAGTGACTGGGTACCAAGCCGCTGTATATGAAGATTATTAAGAGATCAGGATCAATTAAACTGCATTAAGTTCGACAGaactaataaacattttatatgtaaaaaaaaaaaaatagatatttgaaaaatatttgacCAAAATAATCTCTAAGATGAGATTGTACCAGTTTAAACATCTCTCATTTTGAAAGCATCAAGTGGTCACTATAACATCAGGTCTAacttgtagatttttttttctgtttgtggtCTTCTTTACCTTGTGTAAATCCATTACAATGAaaatgtgaggggaaaaaatgcatttttttttttttgctttgggCCTTTTCTTTTTATGTCAGGATTTTTATTACTAATCTGAAATCAGTGAtgcatatttaaatgcattttgatCTAGCATTATTAGTACATAAGCCCAAACATTTTCTGTCATAAGCTCTTGGCCGTGATGAGATGGAAATCAGAGCAGTAGCATATGAAGCTTGGAATTAATGATAGTTTTTGAAGCAGAAGGATTTAGTTGATTTATGAGATGTGCACAGGCTTTTTCTTATTCAATCTTTCGCTGATACGTTAAGAGATTTGTTTGTCTTAATTATCTTTGTAAATTGTGTGGAGACACAACAGGACAGCTGCTCCAGGAATGCTGTTTATTCCACTATGTGCAAAAGCAAAACTCTTTGGTTTCATCATATCCTCAGTTCTTACTTCTCTTCTCACAGACTTATTTGTAAAAACAAgctgttataattttttttcaccaataaAGTTCtacaaaattacaaagaaaTGATCTGGTTTAACGCCTGGTTTAACACcttaaaaatgacacatcacTAAAGACTTGGTGTGTGAGAGGAAAGTTTTCATTCTTAGGGCACCTGCTGTGGATGGTTCCACATGCACTACCCAAAAACAAATTGTCTCCAAATCTCACTCTTGCCTCattggataatctcacctggatagtGTAAATTTGTACCTACGAACTGCTGCTGTGATCGTGATGCCTGTCTTGTGCTCGACCCAGGAcccttattcacaatctgctcatacagAACATCCTTTCAAAACACTTACTGTTGCTTGTTGTTACACttttacacctgtatactgtaatgattctCTCAAGATTTTCTTcgtcatctcagggagattttccttaCCACTGTTGTCTCCGGTTTGTTCaatagggatctaaatctacatctggatttctttaAAGACATTATTTGAGCACCATATGAAGTTACAGTTCAGTGAATGATCAAACTTTTATAAATTTCACCTTATCTTAAAGGGAGTTCATCAGCCTCAGGTTTGCATTGAAGCATTGTGGAAGTAATATAAGTGTCTCCCACCTAGACTGATAGCATATgaaataagaggaaaaacaacGTAAATTTCACCAGACCTTTTAAATCTAACTTAAATCTGGGCTCCTCGTACTAGAGCCGAGATCACAGATCATATTATACATAGTTACGCTcaactggaaaaacatcacctaaattttttttttttttttttttcctcccctcttCCCTCACCAATCTTAAACTGTCCAATTTTGGTGAACCTGTACCCACTGTgggctcagattcctgttcttggctgacaaagAGTGGAACCTGAGGTTGTCTTCCGCTGTTGTatcccatctgcctcaaggtttgacgtgttgtgtattctgacgtgtacaggtgttccttttaaagtggccggtgaatGTGTATTGTATTACAAGGCATTTACtgcacattaacattaaaatgaaagctTAATTGTATATTATTAATCTGTATGCCCACCAGGACAGAAGCTACAGGTTCTACTTCCTGcacatttcatttcctttttttctaaagTGTTCTTGGCCATTCACTAAAAAGTTTTCAGTggtcctaaaaaaaaaaatactagaaaGTTCCAATCCTAAATGTCCACTCCTGCTTTAATTAATCACTGTTTTTCAAAGGCCTTTTAACATCCTTATGATGTTTGCATTGGGATTCGGTGTTAAGAGTGAAATAGGATTGATCAGTGTCTTTTATTTCCAGTGTTTCTATGTGGACGTCTACATGGCTTACTACATGGACTATGTGGACGTCTACATGGCTTACTACATGGACTATGTGGACGTCTACATGGCTTGCAGGACAGGAGCAAGAATTTATATAAATTCACCTGTAACTCATTACAAAGCCtgttttttatgattaaataaattgGCAAATTAGGTTGGGTGCACTGATTGGTCAGTATGCAATACTGTTTTCTAAGAAACAAGGAAATCTCCAGAATTAGTATTGAATACAAATAAACAGTCTGGAAAACAGAAATTCAAAACTATCGCATTCAAATGATAAATGACTGAAATCTAATCGAGGAGATAGCACTCAAGATCATGGGTCTctacaagataaaaaaaaaatccactcaaATTTCCCTGTTCAGTATGATTTCATAATGTTCTTACTACTTGGGGCAAATGCGTGACTTCCAAAAATtcagatattatattattacaattaGAATACAATATAATACCATTTCCATAGCCCAAAATGAAATAGAGCTCTATATTGCGTTTCAGATTGTGAAACTTTGTGCATGCTGCAAAAAGATCTAATTGGATAAGGAAACTATCTCAATTCATTCTGAAAAAGGCATGATGATTTTCCATCTGCAGCTTCAGAGACAGATTTCTTTCTGAAtgccttttaaaaaaaggattggATTGTTGCTAAGTAACGCCTCTTTTTACATCCTACTTGGCTGGTTTCTTAAAATGTTATGGTTGAGGAGTGATTCTACTGTGCCACTCTGGGTTTATTTGCTGgtgaggttgtttttttttttttttttttatggattaAATTATTCAGTGGTCTTTTTTCCAtccttcaactgcccagtttttGTGAGTCTGTGACCACTATAGCCTGAGATTCCTCAAAATTGGGACCTGATTCCTTTTGTAGCCCATTTGGCTTAAGGCTGTACTTGTTGTTcattctgatatgcttttctgctcagtaTGGATGTAAAGATTTGGTTATTTttagttaccatagccttcctgtcaacttgaaccagtctggccattctcctctgacctctgtcatcaacaagACTTTTCCTCCAAAATTATGACAAAAGGCAGCATGTTCAAAGGGATTGTTTTGAGTCATGGCCATATCCAAGGAAATGGTGTTGTGGGGTCGTAGTTAGACCCTGAACGTCTGGAACTGATCTCTGCTCTCATAAACGTTCTTCTTCAGAAGTATAAAATCTGTCTCAAACTCACAATGAGTAACACTTGACTCTTGCCTCTTTTCTTTATACCAGTTTTTTGTTCTCTACGTCTGTTGTCATGGTTGTCTTTGTATACTGGCAGCTCCGAAACAGGTGATAAAAGAGTAACCTTCACATTAACGAACCAGTCGACACTAAACTATTGGTGTGTTCAAAGAGAGATGCCATGTTCCTGAAATGAAAGGGTTGTCTCTTTCCTCATCCTGATCAAAAATGTGCCGCGTCTAAAAACACATCACACCCGGTGATGGACTAAAGCTGCTAATGAGAGCAAAGGATCATGGGTAGAATAAGTGATTGCTGCAGTCGTTGAAAGCAGGACATCATGAGTATCTAAAGCATCTAACATGCACACCTCTATATGTTGAGTGTCAGTGGCGTTcactccttaa harbors:
- the papola gene encoding poly(A) polymerase alpha encodes the protein MPFPITNQAQPAQDTPKHYGITSPISLAQPKESDLVQTQKLVEALKPFGVFEEELELQRRILVLGKLNTLVKEWIQDISRSKNIPPSLIENIGGKIFTFGSYRLGVHTKGADIDALCVAPRHVDRSDFFTSFYEKLKEQEEVKDLRAVEEAFVPVIKLCFDGIEIDILFARLALQTIPENLDLRDDSLLKNLDIRCIRSLNGCRVTDEILHLVPNIENFRLTLRAIKLWAKRHNIYSNILGFLGGVSWAMLVARTCQLYPNAVASTLVYKFFLVFSKWEWPNPVLLKQPVECNLNLPVWDPRVTPSDRYHLMPIITPAYPQQNSTYNVSASTRNVMVEEFKQGLAIMDEILQNKADWSKLFEAPNFFQKYKHYIVLLASAPTEKQHLEWVGLVESKIRILVGSLEKNEFITLAHVNPQSFPGPKESNKTPEFSTMWVIGIEFRKMEGSELLNVDLTYDIQSFTDTVYRQAISSKMFESDMKITAMHVKRKQLHQLLPDLVIPKRRKHSTEGLRTVNEGSVDLLLDSDNSMSMPSPTGTSSAARTPFSASPHRSTGTTASSDSQGKTDTSGSTHPTAACLSEPKTSGRSSPPCAQRRPGSPLHDENPKKLRLQEHSTVNEGSMDLSVDRDNSTSMPLPTGTSRTAFSASPHRSTGTTASSDSQGKMDTSVDTHTAAACPSETETPSPACAGKRPGSPLHDEQAKKLRLEEDSTSESVDQAAEFSQASDFTALDREVKMETQAGESDAEGKIPPSRKMSSTDLSDVPHPPANPIQVVKNSIKLRLSR